In a single window of the Campylobacter fetus subsp. testudinum 03-427 genome:
- the rnhB gene encoding ribonuclease HII (Pfam match to PF01351.14 RNase_HII), whose amino-acid sequence MAEICGIDEAGRGALAGELVVAGCMFKPKFKKEILELGLSDSKKLTEQKREAIFLNLEKMSDYLVVYFRNTIVDEIGLSDCLRRALNVIKMHFNECDFIYDGNCDYGVKNIKTIIKADSSVPQVSAASIIAKVSRDRQMRRFDKIYPDFGYAKHKGYGVKAHIEALKRYGSNELTRLSFHLKALEKSLF is encoded by the coding sequence ATGGCTGAAATTTGCGGCATAGATGAAGCCGGACGTGGAGCATTAGCAGGTGAATTAGTCGTAGCCGGATGTATGTTTAAGCCTAAATTTAAAAAAGAAATTCTTGAACTTGGGCTTAGTGATTCAAAAAAATTAACCGAACAAAAAAGAGAAGCAATTTTTTTAAATTTAGAAAAAATGAGTGATTATTTAGTAGTTTATTTTAGAAATACTATAGTCGATGAAATCGGACTTAGCGACTGTTTAAGACGTGCTTTAAACGTGATAAAAATGCATTTTAACGAGTGCGATTTTATCTATGATGGAAACTGCGATTATGGTGTTAAAAACATAAAAACTATTATAAAAGCCGACTCAAGCGTCCCTCAAGTAAGCGCAGCGAGCATCATCGCAAAAGTTAGCAGAGATAGACAAATGAGACGTTTTGATAAAATTTATCCAGATTTTGGATATGCAAAACATAAAGGATACGGCGTAAAAGCGCATATAGAAGCCTTAAAACGATATGGCTCAAACGAACTAACAAGACTTAGTTTTCATCTAAAAGCGCTTGAGAAATCGCTATTTTAG
- a CDS encoding hypothetical membrane protein (DUF475 domain) (Pfam match to PF04332.11 DUF475) — protein MKYFYSSFIITIIGLLLAYFIGGFLAVYICFLLGILEVSLSFDNAVVNAKILSGMSKKWQDRFIIFGIPIAVFGMRFLFPILIVSVAANLGMWETFSLALNNPDAYHNALSANKNQIYIFGGAFLLMVFLSFFFEEKDVKWIRFIEDNYLVHILSKTNSIALFIAILAGMIIVFLTQNASYALSYFGAILLHMALSLFDDIFSANGVKSGIMGFLYLEVLDASFSFDGVIGAFAMSENIFIIMIGLGIGAMFVRSLTIYMVHKKTLESFIYLEHGAHYAILALAIIMFINVFHEVGEAITGTIGFGFIVIAFLSSIYKNKKITNG, from the coding sequence ATGAAATACTTTTACTCATCATTTATTATCACGATTATAGGTCTTTTACTTGCATATTTTATCGGTGGTTTTTTAGCAGTTTATATCTGTTTTTTGCTTGGAATTTTAGAAGTTAGTCTTAGTTTTGATAATGCTGTTGTCAATGCAAAGATACTATCTGGAATGAGCAAGAAATGGCAAGATAGATTTATCATTTTTGGTATTCCGATCGCTGTTTTTGGAATGAGATTTTTATTTCCTATTCTTATAGTTTCAGTCGCAGCAAATCTTGGAATGTGGGAAACATTCTCTTTGGCTTTAAATAATCCTGATGCTTATCACAACGCATTAAGTGCGAACAAAAATCAAATTTATATATTTGGCGGTGCGTTTTTATTGATGGTATTTTTGTCGTTTTTCTTTGAGGAAAAAGATGTAAAATGGATAAGATTCATAGAAGACAACTACCTTGTGCATATACTTTCTAAAACAAATTCCATAGCACTTTTTATAGCGATACTAGCAGGTATGATCATCGTATTTTTAACACAAAATGCTAGTTACGCGCTATCGTATTTCGGTGCTATTTTACTGCATATGGCGCTATCTTTGTTTGATGATATTTTTAGTGCAAATGGTGTAAAAAGCGGAATTATGGGATTTTTATATCTTGAAGTTTTAGATGCTAGTTTCAGTTTTGATGGAGTTATCGGAGCATTTGCAATGAGTGAAAATATCTTTATTATTATGATAGGTCTTGGAATCGGAGCTATGTTTGTAAGAAGTTTAACAATTTATATGGTGCATAAAAAAACTCTTGAGAGTTTCATCTATCTTGAACATGGAGCGCATTACGCTATTTTGGCACTAGCTATCATAATGTTTATAAATGTTTTTCATGAAGTTGGGGAAGCCATAACAGGAACCATAGGATTTGGATTTATAGTAATTGCATTTTTGAGCTCTATTTATAAAAATAAAAAGATAACAAATGGCTGA
- a CDS encoding ABC transporter, ATP-binding protein (Pfam match to PF00005.23 ABC_tran): MQEILKISHLSKKFGNNTVLKDINLSLNSGEILSILGGSGCGKSTLLRIIANLETADGGDIELLGDEVCKNGVCSKNKKVGMMFQNYALFPHINVAENIAFALHALPKNRRNQKVLELLDKFHISELKDKMIDKISGGQAQRVAFARAVANEERLLLLDEPFANLDSHLKNMLRNELKAMIKENSLSAIMVTHDKFDAFLLSDKIALISKGEVLACATPRELYFDPKTAEIAKFLGDINEINPDATSNLPAKFKNWLEAKNFMFRPEEIISSNEFEAKVVSSQFLGANYKLELDFMGVRFHTFVSSIYNVNNSFKFGLA, from the coding sequence TTGCAAGAGATATTAAAAATTAGCCATTTGAGTAAAAAATTTGGAAATAACACTGTTTTAAAAGATATAAATCTTAGTTTAAACTCAGGAGAGATACTGAGCATTTTAGGCGGTAGCGGATGTGGCAAATCAACTCTTCTTAGAATAATAGCAAATTTAGAAACCGCAGATGGCGGAGATATCGAGCTTTTAGGTGATGAAGTATGCAAAAATGGAGTATGCAGTAAAAATAAAAAAGTAGGTATGATGTTTCAAAACTATGCTTTGTTCCCACATATAAACGTAGCTGAAAATATCGCTTTTGCGCTTCACGCGCTACCAAAAAACCGGAGAAATCAAAAAGTTTTAGAGTTGCTGGACAAGTTTCACATAAGTGAGTTAAAAGATAAAATGATAGATAAAATCAGCGGTGGTCAAGCTCAAAGAGTAGCTTTTGCAAGAGCCGTAGCGAACGAAGAGCGGCTTTTGCTTTTAGATGAACCATTCGCAAATTTAGACTCACATTTAAAAAATATGCTTAGAAATGAGCTAAAAGCGATGATAAAAGAGAATTCATTAAGCGCTATAATGGTCACTCACGATAAATTTGACGCATTTTTGTTAAGTGATAAGATAGCTCTGATATCAAAAGGTGAAGTTTTAGCTTGCGCAACTCCAAGAGAGCTTTATTTTGATCCAAAAACAGCTGAAATAGCTAAGTTTTTAGGTGATATAAACGAGATAAACCCGGACGCTACTTCAAATTTACCTGCTAAATTTAAAAACTGGTTAGAGGCGAAAAATTTTATGTTTAGACCAGAAGAGATAATAAGCTCAAATGAGTTTGAAGCTAAAGTAGTAAGCTCACAGTTTTTAGGTGCGAATTATAAACTTGAGCTTGATTTTATGGGAGTTAGATTTCATACTTTTGTAAGTTCGATCTATAATGTAAATAATAGTTTTAAATTTGGCTTAGCTTAA
- a CDS encoding Sel1 domain repeat-containing protein (Pfam matches to PF08238.8 Sel1, and to PF08238.8 Sel1, and to PF08238.8 Sel1) — protein sequence MKKLVLIYIASAVLVFCKDYENGLKAYEDRDYKSAAISFQKECDKGNMSSCYTLGNLYVLSQGVKQDYKKAVKLFQKACDGGEAKACGYLGVMYENGNAVEQNRQMAAKLYEKACEKGHYISCSELGIMYANGNFIPKDYYKATELFKKACEMGEANGCNYIALMYFIYLEKSGIEQDVVKAKHYFCHACEMGFEDACESCGLLNQKQE from the coding sequence TTGAAAAAACTGGTTTTGATTTATATTGCAAGTGCTGTTTTAGTGTTTTGCAAAGATTATGAAAATGGTTTGAAAGCGTATGAAGATAGAGATTACAAAAGTGCAGCTATAAGCTTTCAAAAAGAGTGCGATAAAGGAAATATGAGCAGCTGCTATACTCTTGGAAATTTGTATGTATTAAGTCAAGGTGTGAAGCAAGATTATAAAAAAGCTGTAAAATTATTTCAAAAAGCGTGCGACGGCGGAGAAGCAAAGGCTTGTGGATATCTAGGAGTAATGTACGAAAACGGTAACGCAGTAGAACAAAACCGCCAAATGGCTGCAAAACTATATGAAAAAGCGTGTGAAAAAGGACACTATATCAGCTGTAGCGAGCTTGGGATTATGTATGCAAATGGAAACTTTATACCAAAAGACTACTATAAGGCTACTGAGTTATTTAAAAAAGCGTGTGAAATGGGAGAGGCAAACGGATGTAATTATATAGCGCTGATGTATTTTATCTACTTAGAAAAAAGCGGTATAGAACAAGATGTTGTCAAAGCAAAACACTATTTTTGTCACGCATGCGAGATGGGATTTGAAGATGCTTGTGAGAGTTGTGGCTTACTTAACCAAAAACAAGAGTAA
- a CDS encoding Co/Zn/Cd efflux system component (Pfam match to PF01545.17 Cation_efflux), with product MQCVHGHITHKPLEQSCHSHADDHHHVHSHSHSSANTNKKVLKISLFITVIAMVFQFIYALITNSLALMSDTLHMLSHVIALGLSWFAIWAASSFSSEQKTFGYHRFETIAAFINSILIAIFGLFIVYEAIMKLINPEPIEIGTMLIVAAIGLGVNITTGLIMLKGDMGNLNIKSSFAHMMSDLLSSVAIILGGIIVYFTNLWWIDSALALFIAIIIAKWSFSLARDSINILLEASPIDINVAKKVMLENPLVLDVHDLHISEITHKMYVLTAHIVLNKNDIFKFDEIINDLSLSLKNRLEIGHITIQPEWREN from the coding sequence ATGCAATGCGTACATGGACATATAACTCATAAACCATTAGAACAAAGCTGTCATAGCCACGCAGATGACCATCATCACGTGCATTCACACTCTCATTCGTCTGCAAATACAAATAAAAAAGTTCTCAAAATCAGCCTTTTTATAACAGTGATAGCAATGGTATTTCAATTTATCTACGCGCTCATCACAAACTCTTTAGCGCTAATGAGCGATACTTTGCATATGCTATCGCACGTCATAGCTTTGGGGCTTAGCTGGTTTGCCATATGGGCGGCTTCTAGCTTTAGTAGTGAGCAAAAAACATTTGGATATCACAGGTTCGAGACGATAGCAGCTTTTATAAACTCGATTTTAATAGCTATTTTTGGTCTATTTATCGTGTATGAAGCTATTATGAAGCTCATAAATCCTGAGCCGATCGAGATCGGAACGATGCTTATAGTAGCTGCGATAGGTCTAGGAGTAAATATCACAACTGGTTTAATAATGCTAAAAGGCGATATGGGAAATTTAAATATCAAATCAAGTTTTGCACATATGATGAGTGATCTATTAAGCTCTGTAGCTATAATTTTAGGCGGCATAATAGTATATTTTACAAATTTATGGTGGATAGACAGCGCTTTGGCTCTATTTATCGCTATCATAATAGCCAAATGGTCGTTTTCTCTAGCAAGAGATAGCATAAATATACTATTAGAAGCGTCTCCGATAGACATAAATGTAGCAAAAAAAGTTATGTTAGAAAATCCTTTAGTTTTAGATGTGCATGACTTACATATAAGTGAAATAACGCATAAAATGTATGTTTTGACTGCTCATATAGTTCTTAACAAAAATGATATTTTTAAATTTGATGAAATAATCAATGATCTATCTCTTAGTTTAAAAAACAGACTTGAAATAGGTCACATAACTATCCAGCCTGAATGGCGTGAGAATTAG